The genomic region GTAATTTAGAGGACGGCCAACGAAGGCATTGATCCTGATTTGATATTATTGGAGGCTTATCATCACCATGCAGACCGATTCACAGACTAAAGTCAAAATTGTTAATGCCGATCCCAGCGCAATGGGATTATTTGGGTTGGCAATTGTAACCCTGGTCGCTTCTTCCCAGAAGCTTGGCATTACAGAAGGACTTAGCTACGCTATTCCTTGGGCAATCTTCCTGGGTGCATTTGCCCAGTTATTCGCATGCATTCAAGATTCCAAACGTAACAATACTTTTGGCACAACAGCTTTTGGCGCTTATGCATTCTTCTGGTTCGCTATGGCTGCCAACTGGATGATCAAAATGGGCGTATTCGGTTCCACGCTTGCTGAACAGGCCGATGGCAAGCAGCTCGGATTTGCTTTTGCCGGATACCTGGTATTCACCCTGTTCATGACGATCGGTGCTATTGAAGCGAATAAAGTATTGCTTATCATCTTCATTCTGATTGACTTCCTGTTCCTTGGCTTGACCTTTGACGCTTTCGGCGTAGCTCCTCACATTTTCCACACCATTGCAGCATACGCTGAACTGGCGATCGGAATTGTGTCCCTGTATGGTACAGGCGCTTCGGTACTGAACGCCCACTTCGGTTATGCGTTCTTGCCGATCGGCAAACCGTCCGGCATTT from Paenibacillus sp. FSL R5-0341 harbors:
- a CDS encoding GPR1/FUN34/YaaH family transporter, whose amino-acid sequence is MQTDSQTKVKIVNADPSAMGLFGLAIVTLVASSQKLGITEGLSYAIPWAIFLGAFAQLFACIQDSKRNNTFGTTAFGAYAFFWFAMAANWMIKMGVFGSTLAEQADGKQLGFAFAGYLVFTLFMTIGAIEANKVLLIIFILIDFLFLGLTFDAFGVAPHIFHTIAAYAELAIGIVSLYGTGASVLNAHFGYAFLPIGKPSGIFKPKA